One Falsiruegeria litorea R37 DNA segment encodes these proteins:
- a CDS encoding inositol monophosphatase family protein, with protein sequence MTMNDCVTHAQKVAEMACESARGFFRGSLGVEFKSDASPVTQADKGIEAEVRAYLGKHFPDHGIFGEEHGANGVDKDDLWIIDPIDGTRSFLSGNPLFGFLLAHLQHGTPKLGVVGMPALGEIFVGEKGVGAKMNGEVIQTSDVQHLDQAILYVNEGDKIYRDHPGAFDRLMQSGQTRRMSYDCYPHALLAAGHVDAVVDYDLQPYDFLPVSVLVEAAGGIMTDWNGKPLDLNSDGRVVSAATPTLHAELLALVNG encoded by the coding sequence ATGACGATGAATGACTGCGTCACGCACGCCCAAAAAGTGGCCGAGATGGCCTGCGAATCCGCGCGCGGCTTTTTTCGCGGCTCACTTGGGGTCGAGTTCAAATCCGACGCCAGCCCCGTCACCCAAGCCGACAAGGGGATCGAGGCCGAAGTGCGCGCCTATCTTGGTAAGCATTTCCCTGATCACGGGATCTTTGGCGAAGAGCATGGCGCAAACGGGGTCGACAAGGATGATCTGTGGATCATCGACCCCATCGACGGCACGCGTTCGTTCCTGTCAGGCAACCCGCTTTTCGGCTTCCTTCTGGCCCACCTGCAGCACGGAACGCCCAAGCTCGGAGTTGTCGGAATGCCCGCTTTGGGTGAAATCTTTGTTGGCGAAAAGGGCGTCGGCGCCAAGATGAACGGCGAGGTGATCCAGACCTCGGACGTGCAGCATCTGGATCAGGCGATCCTTTATGTGAACGAAGGCGACAAGATCTATCGCGACCACCCGGGCGCCTTTGACCGCCTGATGCAGTCGGGGCAAACGCGACGCATGTCTTATGACTGCTACCCCCATGCTCTGCTGGCGGCTGGCCATGTGGATGCGGTGGTCGACTATGACCTGCAACCTTATGACTTCCTGCCGGTCTCGGTCCTGGTCGAGGCGGCGGGCGGGATTATGACCGACTGGAACGGTAAGCCACTGGATCTGAACTCGGATGGCCGGGTTGTATCGGCGGCAACACCGACGCTGCATGCCGAGCTACTTGCTTTGGTGAACGGATAA